GGGATTACAAAGTGGTAGGGATTATCGAAGATTGGCCGCAGAACTCACATTTCCGCCAAAACTACCTCCTGGCGATGGAAGGCCTGGACGAAAGCAAACAGCCCATTTGGGTAAGTCATAATTTTCAGACCTATATTTTGCTCAAAGAAGGGGCAGACCCGGCGCTGCTGGAAGCAAAGTTTCCCGATATGGCAGTAAAATATGTAGGCCCGCAGATAAAGGCTTTTATGAATGTGGAAATGGCAGATTTTGAAAAAAGCGGCAACCGCATCAGTTATTTCCTTCAGCCACTTACTGACATTCACCTGAAATCACACCTTGACGCAGATTTTGGGCCCAACAGCGATATCGTTTATGTTTGGATTTTTTCGGCCATTGCGATTATAATCCTGCTTATTGCGAGCATCAATTTTATGAATCTCTCAACGGCCAGGTCAGCCAACAGAGCCAAAGAAGTAGGCGTCAGAAAAGTACTGGGATCATACAGAAGTAATCTGATCTCACAGTTTCTCGTGGAGTCTCTGCTCATTACATTTATATCATTTATCCTGGCGGCAATTCTGGCAGAAGCTTTTCTACCAGCTTTTAATCAGCTTTCCGGAAAGGCGCTCGAATTACCGCTCTCCTCTCCCTGGATGCTGATCAGCCTGTTGTTGGGTATTCTGGCTGTCGGAGCGTTTTCAGGAGCTTACCCCGCCTTTTTTCTTTCTGCTTTCCAGCCGGTAAATGTATTGAAAGGCAAACTGAGCGCAGGTTCCGGCAGCACTTCACTGCGAAGTGTACTTGTTGTGATTCAGTTTATCGCTTCGATTGTCCTGATCATTTCAACAGTATTGATTTATCAGCAGATGAATTTTGTCCAAAACAAAAAACTCGGTTTCAATAAAGAGCAGGTGCTGGTAATCGACGATACCTATTCACTGGGTGATAAAATACAGGCGTTTAAGGACGAGTTGCTAAAAAGGCCGGATATTCAGTCTGCTACGATTTCTTCTTATCTGCCGGTAGAAAACACAGATAGAAACAATACGGTCTTCTGGCCGGAAGGTCAACAGACGGAAGACAACCAGGTGCTGATGCAGCGTTGGACGGTAGATTTTGACTACATACCTACCCTGAATATGAAAATGGCTGATGGAAGAGCGTTTTCCCCCGAATTTTCGACAGATTCCAATGCCATGATTCTAAACGAGACCGCTGTGCGAAACTTTGGCTTTGAAAATCCTATCGGTCAGCGGATTTCTGTGTTTGACGATTTTAATGAAATACTCAATCAGCCGGTAGCCGCTACCTATACGGTCATTGGCGTAGTAGAAGATTTTCACTTCGAATCACTCCGGCAGAATGTAACTGCACTTTGTATGACGATCGGAAACAGTACGGCTTTTATCTCGGCAAGAATCTCTACCGACAATGTTCAGGAAACCCTTACCGGAGTTGAAAAAATATGGCGAGAATTTGGCCCTGGCCAGCCTTTCAACTACTCTTTCCTCGACGACCGTTTCAGCAAAATGTACCAGGCCGAGCAACGAATGGGCAGCATTATGACGGCATTCACACTGCTGGCTATACTGGTTGCCTGTCTGGGACTATTTGCACTGGCAGCATTTATGGCAGAACAAAGAACCCGGGAAATAGGAATCAGAAAAGTGCTGGGCGCAGACATGAGACACATCGTTCTCCTGCTTTCCAAAAACTTCCTTTGGCTGATTGCCATATCATTTGTGATTTCCCTGCCAATCGCTATTTACGGTATGCATCTTTGGCTCAGAGACTACGCCAACCATATAGACCTGGCTTCCGTAGCGCCATGGGCTGCCCTGATTGCTGCCGGAATTACGCTTTTGATAACCGTGATTTCCGTGAGTGCTCAAAGTATGAAGGCCGCACTCGCCAATCCGGTCGATTCGTTGAGAAATGAGTAATTAAGTTTGTTCTCCCGGTGGCTTCGAAAACCTCTGCCACCGGGAGAACCTCTTCCAGCGGGAGAACCCTAGCCACCTGAATACTTTGTTCCCGGAATCAATATTTTTTAATCCTTTTCCTATGATTTCCAACGCCATTAAAATCGCTTTCAGAAATCTGGCCAGACACAAAGTCTATAGCCTGATTAATATTGCCGGGCTTTCGGTTGGCATTTCCTGCTGTCTCCTCATTTTGTTGCATGTCAGCGACGAATTCTCCTACGACCGGTTTCACCAAAAAGGCGATCGTATCTACCGCATGGCATTGGAGAGGATTTATCCGGACCGCCGGACTTTTTATGCCATTATTCCCAGCGGTATCGGAGAAGCAGCGAAAGATGAGTTTCCCGAAATCGAAACACTCGTCAGATTGTGGCAGTTTGGACAGACGCAGACTTTCCGCTACGGAGAACAATCCTATGAAGAGTCGGCTGTGATGTTTGCGGATTCAAATTTTTTCCAGGTATTTGACATTCCTTTACTCGAAGGAGATCCGGAAAAAGTGCTCAGCAGCCCCAACACCATTATTCTGACAGAAGAAACTGCCTTTCGGTATTTTAAGGGAGAATCTGCGCTGGGGAAAATACTTGAAACCCAAAATGGAAATTTTGAAGTTGTAGGCATCTGTGGCAATGTTCCGGAAAATTCTCATTTCGATTTTGATCTTTTGGCTTCCGCCATGAATCTCCAGTTTTTTATCGCGGAGAAAGATTACCTTTCCTTTTCCACGGTTACTTATTTTATGCTGAAAGAAGGCGCCGACCCCGCCGGGCTGGAAGCAAAATTCCCCGGTCTGGTGGAAAAGTATGCTTCCGGTCAGATCCAGCGCCGCCTGGGAAAAAGCTATGCCGAATATGTTGCCGCAGGTAATGGTTACCGCTATTTTCTGCAGCCTCTATGGGATATCCATCTGCATTCTCAACTGGAAGGAGAATTCAAAGCCAATGGCAATAGCCTTTATGTCTGGTTATTTATTTCCATTGCGTTTTTTATTCTGATCATCGCATGTATCAATTTTATGAACCTGGCCACAGCACGCTCCTCTGAAAGAGCCAGAGAAGTGGGCATCCGGAAGGTGCTGGGATCTCACCGCAGCCAGCTGATCCTGCAATTTCTGGTAGAATCTGTGATTATCAGCGCCATTAGTCTGGTTGTGTCATTGGTAATCATACAATTTGCGCTACCGGGTTTTAACGAACTCGCAGGCAAACATCTCAATATGGATGCTGGAACACAGTGGTGGATTCCTGTCTTATTGGTTTTTACCGTGTTGATCGTCGGCCTGATGGCGGGGAGTTATCCCGCTTTCGTACTCTCTTCCTTTGAACCTGTCAGCGTGCTGAAAGGAGCATTTAAATCGACCCGAAAAGGCACCTTTCTTCGCAATGGACTGGTAGTCTTTCAGTTTGGCATATCCACACTGCTGATTGCCTCTACGGCTGTGATTTATCAGCAGATGCAATTTGTGCGCACCAAAAACCTGGGGTTTGATAAAGATTTTGTGGTGGTAATCGAACGGATAAATGCGCTGGAACCACAGAAAGCAGAAAATTTCAGGGAGGAAATAGGCAAAATACCCGGGGTGCTTCACGCAGCCATTTCTCATGACCTTCCCGGTGGCAACTTTTTTGGGTATTTTCTCAAAGCTTCTCCCTCAGCTGAAATTATAACCGGAAGGGGAATGTTTGCGGATGAATATTTTCCCGAAACGATGAACCTCGAAATTATCAAAGGAAGAGGGTTTTCAAAGGAATTTAATGACACGCTTTCCATTATTCTGAACGAAACCATGGTCAATGCACTGGGAATGACCGATCCCATCGGTAAACAGGTCATCAACCCCGGAGATACGCCGGAGGCTACCCAAATATTGACCATCGTCGGTGTGGTCAAAGATTTTCACTTCCAATCGCTTCACGAAGAAATCGCCGGCCTGGCCATTATCTCCACCCACAACCCCACAGGCTTCAGAGGAGTTGTCCCTGTAAAAATCAGCCCTGAAAATGTCCCAGCCACACTGGCCGGTATTGAAGCAGAGTGGACGAAAATCAATCCGGATATTCCTTTCAGCTATCATTTTTTGGATGACCAGCTAGCTCAGCTATACCAGTCCGAGCAAGCATCAGGAAAATTGTTTGCCGCATTTTCTATTAT
The Bacteroidia bacterium DNA segment above includes these coding regions:
- a CDS encoding ABC transporter permease, with protein sequence MWKNYLKTAFRNLLKQKFYAAINILGLAVGIACCLLIVLFVRDELSYDKFHEKADRIYRIGAHLTIGEMDGEVAVVSAPMAKTMVNDFPEVENAMRFRTRGSYLIKHKESGAENVKEDGLVFSDPEIFDIFTVNFIEGDPHTALKEPNTLVLTKSRADKFFPNGGALNQTLTLDNRWDYKVVGIIEDWPQNSHFRQNYLLAMEGLDESKQPIWVSHNFQTYILLKEGADPALLEAKFPDMAVKYVGPQIKAFMNVEMADFEKSGNRISYFLQPLTDIHLKSHLDADFGPNSDIVYVWIFSAIAIIILLIASINFMNLSTARSANRAKEVGVRKVLGSYRSNLISQFLVESLLITFISFILAAILAEAFLPAFNQLSGKALELPLSSPWMLISLLLGILAVGAFSGAYPAFFLSAFQPVNVLKGKLSAGSGSTSLRSVLVVIQFIASIVLIISTVLIYQQMNFVQNKKLGFNKEQVLVIDDTYSLGDKIQAFKDELLKRPDIQSATISSYLPVENTDRNNTVFWPEGQQTEDNQVLMQRWTVDFDYIPTLNMKMADGRAFSPEFSTDSNAMILNETAVRNFGFENPIGQRISVFDDFNEILNQPVAATYTVIGVVEDFHFESLRQNVTALCMTIGNSTAFISARISTDNVQETLTGVEKIWREFGPGQPFNYSFLDDRFSKMYQAEQRMGSIMTAFTLLAILVACLGLFALAAFMAEQRTREIGIRKVLGADMRHIVLLLSKNFLWLIAISFVISLPIAIYGMHLWLRDYANHIDLASVAPWAALIAAGITLLITVISVSAQSMKAALANPVDSLRNE
- a CDS encoding FtsX-like permease family protein; the protein is MISNAIKIAFRNLARHKVYSLINIAGLSVGISCCLLILLHVSDEFSYDRFHQKGDRIYRMALERIYPDRRTFYAIIPSGIGEAAKDEFPEIETLVRLWQFGQTQTFRYGEQSYEESAVMFADSNFFQVFDIPLLEGDPEKVLSSPNTIILTEETAFRYFKGESALGKILETQNGNFEVVGICGNVPENSHFDFDLLASAMNLQFFIAEKDYLSFSTVTYFMLKEGADPAGLEAKFPGLVEKYASGQIQRRLGKSYAEYVAAGNGYRYFLQPLWDIHLHSQLEGEFKANGNSLYVWLFISIAFFILIIACINFMNLATARSSERAREVGIRKVLGSHRSQLILQFLVESVIISAISLVVSLVIIQFALPGFNELAGKHLNMDAGTQWWIPVLLVFTVLIVGLMAGSYPAFVLSSFEPVSVLKGAFKSTRKGTFLRNGLVVFQFGISTLLIASTAVIYQQMQFVRTKNLGFDKDFVVVIERINALEPQKAENFREEIGKIPGVLHAAISHDLPGGNFFGYFLKASPSAEIITGRGMFADEYFPETMNLEIIKGRGFSKEFNDTLSIILNETMVNALGMTDPIGKQVINPGDTPEATQILTIVGVVKDFHFQSLHEEIAGLAIISTHNPTGFRGVVPVKISPENVPATLAGIEAEWTKINPDIPFSYHFLDDQLAQLYQSEQASGKLFAAFSIIAILIASIGLFGLATFLAQQRTKEIGIRKVLGASVSQLVILLSKEITLLVLLALVISIPLTWILMDKWLEDFVYRVNVHPGVFLMAGVIALAIAWITVSYQSFKTALSNPVEALRDE